A genomic region of Oryza glaberrima chromosome 1, OglaRS2, whole genome shotgun sequence contains the following coding sequences:
- the LOC127761442 gene encoding uncharacterized protein LOC127761442, which translates to MATMGEELYESDVLWPDHQSPHDVVPATATATAPTPARRGQQQITRHCSTASSRPVDIPRAAQRWSGGDQGDDCGGGTMVPPHVMVSRRRSTEEGDQAFSLRTGTGRARRDLSHLRNSVLRMTGFIEG; encoded by the coding sequence atGGCGACGATGGGAGAGGAGCTGTACGAGTCCGACGTGCTGTGGCCGGATCACCAGTCGCCACACGACGTCgtcccggcgacggcgacggcgaccgcgccgacgccggctcGGCGGGGCCAGCAGCAGATCACGCGCCACTGCTCCACGGCGAGCTCTCGGCCGGTGGACATTCCCAGGGCCGCGcagcggtggagcggcggcgaccagggCGACGACTGCGGCGGGGGGACGATGGTGCCGCCCCACGTGATGGTGTCCCGGAGGCGGTCGACGGAGGAGGGGGATCAGGCGTTCTCGCTGCGGACGGGGACCGGGCGGGCGCGCCGCGACCTCAGCCACCTGCGCAACTCCGTGCTGCGGATGACCGGGTTCATTGAAGGATGA
- the LOC127761425 gene encoding probable complex I intermediate-associated protein 30, translated as MSRLRALWQASVNATRRAIVWNSEDLIPPSEKYIFNFNSKDELKRWHLYSDSEYGGLSSASLEITDGGAGGDTSSTGLFSGNLSLDMSEGSTWKIRRSGFCGMRSKKFNGFIDLDAYDTIAMKLRGDGRCYISTIYTENWVNSPGQQEDNSWQAFVYLPQDRWQIMKIPLDLYLPTWRGNVIEAKMEMNPARVVGMSLSVNAEGGVPGAKTGPGDFRLEVDWIKALRTL; from the exons ATGTCGAGGCTGCGGGCGCTGTGGCAAGCCTCCGTTAACGCCACCAGGCGAG CCATTGTGTGGAATTCAGAAGACCTAATCCCACCAAGTGAAAAgtacatcttcaattttaattCAAAAGATGAGCTGAAAAGGTGGCACTTGTATTCAGATTCCGAGTATGGAG GTTTATCATCTGCATCATTGGAGATAACTGATGGTGGTGCTGGTGGGGATACTTCATCAACTG GTCTCTTTTCTGGCAATCTCTCTTTGGATATGTCTGAGGGATCAACATGGAAGATAAGGCGTAGTGGTTTCTGTGGAATGAGATCAAAGAAG TTTAATGGTTTCATTGATCTTGATGCATATGATACTATAGCGATGAAACTCAGAGGGGATGGAAGATGCTACATATCTACT ATATACACAGAGAACTGGGTGAATTCACCTGGACAACAGGAAGATAATTCGTGGCAAGCCTTTGTGTACTTACCCCAGGACAGATGGCAAATCATGAAG ATCCCTCTTGATTTGTATCTACCCACATGGAGAGGAAATGTGATCGAAGCAAAGATGGAAATGAACCCTGCTCGTGTTGTGGGAATGTCTCTATCCGTAAATGCTGAGGGCGGTGTACCTGGTGCAAAGACTGGACCAGGTGATTTTAGGCTAGAGGTTGATTGGATCAAGGCATTGAGGACACTCTGA